One window from the genome of Chitinivorax sp. PXF-14 encodes:
- a CDS encoding DMT family transporter, with protein MPVGPAYFAIIFIWSTTALGIRWSVDSVGFLSGVASRMSIALALTLVLCRLLKVSIPHDKRALETYFAAGVLQYCSMMLTYWGAQYVPSGLIAVLYGTGPIWTGLFASWWLAERFSRQKLLGLIMGLIGLAVINRSSLLVGPQAALAVGGVLVGALIQALSTVWVKRIGGAHDPFAITAGSLTLALPLYLVSWWLFGGGVPAVVPVRTIAAIAYMSTVASVAGFSLFFYLLRHLPASRVALIQLITPVTALLLGSAFNHEAIDPAVWLGTVLILLGLGINQYESLRRSIQR; from the coding sequence ATGCCCGTCGGCCCCGCTTACTTCGCCATCATCTTTATCTGGTCCACCACCGCGCTCGGCATCCGCTGGAGTGTGGATAGTGTCGGCTTCCTGTCTGGCGTCGCCAGCCGCATGTCGATCGCACTGGCGCTGACGCTCGTGCTGTGCCGTTTGCTGAAAGTCAGTATCCCGCACGACAAGCGCGCGCTGGAGACCTATTTCGCCGCAGGGGTGCTGCAATACTGCTCGATGATGCTGACCTACTGGGGGGCCCAGTATGTGCCGTCAGGGCTGATCGCGGTGCTCTACGGCACGGGGCCGATCTGGACCGGGCTGTTTGCCTCCTGGTGGCTGGCGGAGCGATTCTCGCGGCAAAAATTGCTGGGACTGATCATGGGGCTCATCGGGTTGGCGGTGATCAATCGCTCGTCCTTGCTGGTTGGCCCACAAGCCGCGCTGGCCGTAGGCGGGGTTCTCGTCGGTGCGCTGATACAGGCGCTGAGTACTGTCTGGGTGAAGCGTATCGGCGGAGCACACGACCCCTTTGCCATCACCGCCGGGTCGCTCACGCTGGCGTTGCCGCTCTATCTTGTCAGCTGGTGGCTGTTTGGCGGAGGTGTGCCGGCAGTGGTCCCGGTGCGAACCATCGCCGCCATCGCCTATATGTCGACCGTCGCCTCGGTTGCGGGTTTCAGCCTGTTTTTCTACCTGCTCAGGCATCTGCCTGCCAGCCGGGTGGCGTTGATCCAGCTGATCACGCCTGTCACCGCCTTGTTGCTTGGCAGCGCATTCAACCACGAGGCGATCGACCCAGCCGTCTGGCTTGGCACGGTGCTGATCCTGCTTGGGCTTGGCATCAATCAATACGAATCGCTGCGTCGCAGTATTCAGCGCTGA
- a CDS encoding PrkA family serine protein kinase — protein MNIFDNYAARYERTREEEYTLQEYLDLCKRDKLAYATAAERMLAAIGDPEMIDTRNDSRQSRVFANKVIKVYPAFREFYGMEEVIEQVVAYFRHAAQGLEEKKQILYLLGPVGGGKSSIAEKLKYLMEKIPFYCIKGSPINESPLGLFSEDEDGPILEEDYGIPRRYLKTIMSPWAVKRLHEFNGDINKFRVVKRYPSVLKQIAVSKTEPGDENNQDISSLVGKVDIRKLEDYAQDDPDAYSYSGGLCLANQGLMEFVEMFKAPIKVLHPLLTATQEGNFKGTEGFGAIPFDGIVLAHSNESEWKQFKNNRNNEAFLDRIYIVKVPYCLRVSEEIKIYEKLVRNSSLSQAPCAPGTLKMMAQFAVLSRLKEPENSSIFSKMLVYDGDNLKDTDPKAKSMQEYRDYAGVDEGMNGLSTRFAFKILSKVFNFDNTEVAANPVHLLYVLEQQVEREQFAPELEQKYMAYIKEYMAQRYVEFIGKEIQTAYLESYSEYGQNIFDRYVTFADFWIQDQEFRDPDTGESFDRNALNNELEKIEKPAGISNPKDFRNEIVNFVLRARAQHGGKNPTWTSYEKLRAVIEKKMFSNTEDLLPVISFNAKASAEDAKKHQDFVDRMVAKGYTAKQVRLLCEWYLRVRKSS, from the coding sequence ATGAATATCTTTGATAACTACGCAGCACGTTATGAACGCACCCGGGAGGAAGAGTACACCCTCCAGGAGTATCTGGACCTGTGCAAGCGAGACAAGCTTGCCTACGCCACCGCAGCCGAGCGCATGCTCGCCGCCATCGGCGATCCGGAGATGATCGATACCCGCAATGACTCGCGCCAGTCACGCGTCTTCGCCAACAAAGTCATCAAGGTTTACCCGGCATTCCGCGAGTTCTACGGCATGGAAGAGGTGATCGAACAGGTCGTCGCCTACTTCCGCCATGCCGCACAGGGGCTGGAGGAAAAAAAGCAGATTCTCTATCTGCTGGGTCCGGTCGGCGGCGGTAAATCTTCGATCGCGGAAAAGCTGAAGTATCTGATGGAGAAGATCCCCTTCTATTGCATCAAGGGTTCTCCGATCAACGAGTCCCCGCTCGGCCTGTTCAGCGAGGACGAAGATGGCCCGATCCTCGAAGAGGACTACGGCATCCCGCGGCGCTATCTTAAGACCATCATGTCGCCATGGGCCGTCAAGCGGCTGCATGAATTCAACGGCGACATCAACAAGTTCCGCGTCGTCAAACGCTACCCTTCGGTACTGAAACAGATAGCCGTCTCGAAGACCGAGCCGGGCGACGAAAACAACCAGGACATCAGTTCACTGGTGGGTAAGGTCGACATCCGCAAGCTGGAAGACTATGCACAGGATGATCCAGATGCCTACAGCTACTCCGGCGGCCTGTGCCTCGCCAACCAGGGGCTGATGGAATTCGTCGAAATGTTCAAGGCGCCGATCAAGGTGCTGCACCCCTTGCTGACCGCGACGCAGGAAGGTAATTTCAAGGGTACGGAAGGCTTTGGTGCCATCCCGTTCGACGGCATCGTGCTGGCGCACTCGAATGAATCCGAGTGGAAGCAGTTCAAGAACAATCGCAACAATGAAGCCTTCCTCGACCGGATTTACATCGTGAAGGTGCCTTACTGCCTGCGCGTGTCCGAAGAGATCAAGATTTACGAAAAGCTGGTGCGCAATTCCTCGCTGTCGCAAGCGCCATGCGCCCCTGGCACGTTGAAAATGATGGCGCAGTTTGCGGTGCTGTCGCGGCTGAAAGAGCCAGAGAACTCCAGCATCTTCTCGAAGATGCTGGTCTACGACGGCGACAACCTCAAGGATACCGATCCGAAGGCAAAGTCGATGCAGGAGTATCGCGACTACGCCGGCGTGGACGAAGGCATGAACGGGCTGTCGACACGCTTTGCGTTCAAGATCCTGTCCAAGGTATTCAACTTCGACAACACCGAAGTCGCCGCCAACCCGGTGCACCTGCTGTATGTCCTGGAGCAACAGGTCGAGCGCGAACAGTTTGCGCCCGAGCTCGAACAGAAGTACATGGCATACATCAAGGAGTACATGGCGCAGCGCTACGTCGAGTTCATCGGCAAGGAAATCCAGACGGCATACCTGGAAAGCTACTCCGAATACGGTCAGAACATCTTCGACCGCTATGTCACCTTCGCCGACTTCTGGATACAGGACCAGGAATTCCGCGACCCGGACACCGGCGAGAGCTTCGACCGCAATGCGCTGAACAACGAGCTCGAGAAGATCGAGAAGCCGGCCGGTATCTCGAACCCGAAAGACTTCCGCAACGAGATCGTCAACTTCGTGTTGCGCGCCCGCGCCCAGCATGGTGGCAAGAACCCGACCTGGACCAGTTACGAGAAGCTGCGCGCAGTGATCGAGAAGAAAATGTTCTCGAACACCGAAGACCTGCTGCCGGTGATCTCCTTCAACGCCAAGGCCAGTGCCGAAGACGCGAAGAAGCACCAGGACTTCGTCGACCGCATGGTAGCCAAAGGCTACACGGCCAAGCAGGTACGGCTGCTGTGCGAATGGTATCTGCGGGTACGCAAGTCGTCGTAA
- a CDS encoding 3-hydroxyacyl-CoA dehydrogenase, producing the protein MNPSGKGFLIAGGGSGLGAATARMLVAQGTKVIIADWNNAAGSVLAAELGENARFIKTDVSDEAMVAAAVNECVTAFGSLWGAVNCAGIATGEKVVGKEGPHSLERFSRTIQVNLIGTFNVVRLAAEAMTHNPPGTDGERGVIINTASVAAFDGQVGQAAYAASKAGVVGMTLPIARELARHGIRIMTIAPGLFDTPMMAGLPEEVRTSLGQQVPFPSRLGHPEEYAALARHIIENSMLNGEVIRLDGAIRMAAR; encoded by the coding sequence TTGAACCCATCTGGCAAAGGCTTTCTGATTGCAGGCGGTGGATCCGGCCTGGGGGCTGCCACGGCCCGCATGCTGGTAGCGCAAGGCACCAAGGTGATCATCGCGGACTGGAACAACGCCGCCGGCTCGGTCTTGGCGGCAGAACTTGGCGAAAATGCCCGTTTCATCAAGACCGATGTGTCCGACGAAGCCATGGTCGCGGCGGCGGTGAACGAATGCGTGACGGCCTTCGGCAGCCTGTGGGGAGCCGTCAACTGCGCGGGCATCGCAACAGGCGAAAAGGTTGTCGGGAAGGAAGGCCCCCACTCGCTGGAACGCTTCTCGCGCACGATACAGGTCAACCTGATCGGGACTTTCAATGTCGTGCGGCTGGCCGCAGAAGCCATGACCCACAATCCACCCGGTACCGATGGCGAGCGTGGCGTGATCATCAACACGGCATCGGTCGCGGCGTTCGATGGCCAGGTAGGCCAGGCGGCCTATGCAGCATCCAAGGCTGGCGTCGTCGGCATGACGTTGCCGATTGCCCGCGAACTGGCGCGCCACGGTATTCGCATCATGACCATCGCCCCCGGCTTGTTCGATACCCCGATGATGGCCGGCCTGCCGGAAGAGGTGCGCACCTCGCTCGGCCAGCAGGTGCCCTTCCCCTCACGCCTGGGGCACCCGGAGGAATACGCGGCGCTGGCAAGGCATATCATCGAGAATTCGATGCTCAACGGTGAAGTGATCCGCCTGGACGGCGCGATCCGCATGGCCGCACGCTAA
- a CDS encoding MFS transporter, with translation MSGTGQFSLLKTRRFLPLFVTQFFGAFNDNLLKNAVVVMINFHGMRMLGLAPELMIQLAAALFILPFFLFSATSGQICEKYDKAIVARFVKQLEIVIMLVAGLGFLLHNGVILMSTVFMMGIHSALFGPLKYSVLPQYLHPDELVGGNGLIEMGTFVSIILGQVAGTLLIDHDPSRTAIITALLLCAMIGYGAARQMPTAPSSISGLQVDWNFARQTWQIIGHAKQNRAVWLSLLGISWFWFLGAIYLSKLPTYASSVLGGDASVYTFLMTLFSLGVGLGSMFCDKLSGRKVELGLVPFGSIGLCLFGIDLYFATPPRASTEIDWLTLATQLQYYRLVADFMLIGIFGGFYIVPLYALIQSRSEPAFRSRAIAANNILNALFMVVSAAFAAVMAAFGVDIPTVLLVSALLNLLVAGYIYTLLPEFLMRFLVWIITHAMYRVRHDGLDNIPDEGPVVIVCNHVSFMDPLIIAGACRRPVRFVMDHQIFKIPVLNFIFRTARAIPIAPAKEDPDMKTRAFERVAEELAAGEVVCIFPEGKITYDGELNPFKSGIEEIVARTPVPVVPMALRGMWGSFFSRKGGPAMGRIPRRFWSKISLVATHPLAPEQVTATGLQQQVQALRGNAR, from the coding sequence ATGAGTGGCACAGGCCAATTCTCATTGCTGAAGACACGCCGTTTTCTGCCCTTGTTCGTGACCCAGTTCTTCGGCGCGTTCAACGACAATCTGCTGAAAAACGCCGTGGTCGTGATGATCAACTTTCATGGCATGCGCATGCTGGGCCTGGCGCCCGAGCTGATGATCCAGCTTGCAGCGGCCCTGTTCATCCTGCCTTTCTTCCTGTTTTCCGCGACGAGCGGGCAAATCTGCGAGAAGTACGACAAGGCAATCGTCGCGCGCTTCGTGAAACAACTCGAAATCGTCATCATGCTGGTTGCCGGACTTGGGTTCCTGCTTCATAACGGCGTGATACTGATGTCGACCGTCTTCATGATGGGGATCCATTCGGCCCTGTTCGGGCCACTCAAGTATTCCGTACTCCCGCAGTATTTACACCCGGACGAATTGGTGGGCGGCAATGGCCTGATCGAAATGGGGACGTTTGTCTCGATCATCCTCGGCCAGGTCGCCGGTACACTGCTGATCGACCACGATCCATCCCGCACCGCAATCATCACGGCCTTGCTGCTCTGCGCCATGATCGGCTACGGCGCGGCACGGCAAATGCCGACGGCGCCCAGCTCGATATCCGGCCTGCAGGTGGACTGGAATTTTGCTCGCCAGACCTGGCAGATCATTGGCCACGCCAAGCAAAATCGTGCGGTATGGCTGTCGCTGCTTGGCATTTCGTGGTTCTGGTTCCTGGGTGCCATCTATCTATCCAAGCTACCGACCTACGCCTCATCCGTGCTCGGTGGCGATGCGAGCGTCTACACCTTCCTGATGACGCTGTTCTCGCTCGGCGTAGGCCTGGGCTCGATGTTTTGCGACAAACTGTCGGGCCGGAAGGTGGAGCTGGGTCTGGTGCCTTTTGGCTCGATCGGACTATGCCTGTTCGGTATCGACCTGTATTTCGCCACCCCGCCCAGGGCCAGCACTGAAATCGACTGGCTGACGCTCGCCACCCAGCTGCAATACTATCGACTCGTCGCAGATTTCATGCTGATCGGCATCTTTGGCGGCTTTTACATTGTGCCGCTCTACGCGTTGATCCAGTCGCGCTCGGAGCCCGCGTTCCGTTCGCGTGCCATCGCCGCCAACAACATCCTCAACGCCCTCTTCATGGTTGTCTCGGCTGCGTTTGCCGCCGTGATGGCTGCTTTCGGAGTCGACATTCCCACGGTGCTGCTGGTGTCGGCACTGCTGAACCTGCTGGTGGCCGGCTATATCTACACCTTGCTGCCGGAATTCCTCATGCGCTTTCTGGTGTGGATCATCACCCATGCCATGTACCGGGTTCGCCACGACGGGCTCGACAACATTCCGGACGAAGGCCCGGTGGTGATCGTCTGCAACCACGTGAGCTTCATGGACCCGCTGATCATTGCCGGTGCCTGCCGCCGCCCGGTGCGCTTCGTCATGGATCACCAGATTTTCAAGATACCGGTGCTGAACTTCATCTTCCGCACTGCACGCGCGATTCCGATCGCCCCGGCGAAGGAAGACCCCGACATGAAGACCCGGGCCTTTGAGCGGGTTGCAGAGGAACTCGCCGCCGGCGAAGTCGTCTGTATCTTCCCCGAGGGCAAGATTACCTATGATGGCGAGCTCAACCCGTTCAAGTCCGGCATTGAAGAGATCGTCGCACGCACGCCAGTACCGGTCGTTCCCATGGCGCTGCGCGGCATGTGGGGCAGCTTCTTCAGCCGCAAGGGCGGGCCTGCCATGGGGCGCATCCCACGCCGTTTCTGGTCGAAGATTTCGCTGGTCGCCACCCACCCACTTGCCCCCGAACAGGTGACCGCAACAGGCCTGCAGCAACAGGTGCAGGCCTTGCGCGGCAACGCCCGCTAG
- a CDS encoding polyphosphate kinase 2 family protein, protein MPDPLKDHRALLDIAHKLAKPLRVSDGAGFKLKDWDPADTGGLGAEEKPLSKDLLQQGILVLSELQQRLYSQDCWAVLLIFQAMDAAGKDGAIRHVMSGIDPAGCQVFSFKAPSAEELDHDYMWRCMRNMPERGRIGIFNRSYYEEVLIVKVHQHLLQQQKLPAGLVTDNLWHERYEDIRHIERYLSRNGVLIRKFFLNVSKAEQKKRFLERLDNPDKHWKFSAADAAERDHWDHYMAAYQDMIRNTATDYAPWYVVPADNKWFTRIAVASVILDSLTGLDLHYPELDEVRKSELRKAREALQRKE, encoded by the coding sequence ATGCCAGACCCCCTGAAAGACCACCGCGCACTGCTTGATATTGCCCACAAGCTCGCCAAACCGCTGCGTGTCAGTGATGGCGCCGGCTTCAAGCTCAAAGACTGGGACCCCGCCGACACGGGCGGGCTGGGCGCCGAAGAGAAGCCGCTGAGCAAGGATTTGCTGCAGCAGGGCATCCTGGTGCTGAGCGAGCTTCAGCAGCGCCTGTACTCGCAGGATTGTTGGGCCGTCTTGCTGATATTCCAGGCGATGGACGCCGCGGGCAAGGATGGCGCCATCCGCCACGTGATGTCGGGGATCGATCCAGCCGGCTGCCAGGTCTTTTCATTCAAGGCCCCGTCGGCAGAAGAACTCGACCACGACTACATGTGGCGTTGCATGCGCAACATGCCCGAGCGCGGCCGCATCGGCATCTTCAACCGTTCTTACTACGAAGAAGTGCTGATCGTGAAGGTGCACCAGCACCTGCTGCAACAACAGAAACTACCGGCAGGGCTCGTCACCGACAATCTCTGGCATGAGCGCTACGAGGATATTCGCCACATCGAGCGTTACCTGTCGCGCAACGGTGTGCTGATCCGCAAGTTCTTTCTCAATGTCTCGAAAGCCGAACAGAAGAAACGCTTTCTTGAGCGCCTGGACAATCCGGACAAGCATTGGAAGTTTTCGGCCGCCGATGCGGCCGAGCGAGATCACTGGGACCACTACATGGCGGCCTATCAGGACATGATCCGCAATACGGCGACCGACTATGCGCCGTGGTATGTGGTGCCTGCCGACAACAAATGGTTCACACGCATTGCCGTCGCCAGTGTGATACTCGACTCGCTGACCGGGCTCGACCTTCATTACCCGGAACTGGACGAGGTGCGAAAGAGCGAGTTACGTAAGGCACGTGAGGCGCTCCAGCGCAAGGAATGA
- a CDS encoding TetR/AcrR family transcriptional regulator: MQNTLDKSRRDELIDAAAHLFREQGYERTTVRDLAQAVGMQSGSLFYHFKNKAEILEAVMAKGVTDITINAEAALQHDIAPIEKLRSLIREHLKALLGSSQHALEVLLYEWHSLSPEARERIVELRDRYEAIWQVVLDEVARDGLLPDDTAFLRKMLFGSMNWTVQWFRPNGNMSINELADRMLKLICR; the protein is encoded by the coding sequence ATGCAAAACACTCTAGACAAAAGCCGGCGTGACGAATTGATCGACGCCGCGGCCCATCTGTTCCGTGAGCAAGGTTACGAACGCACCACCGTCCGTGACCTCGCTCAGGCTGTCGGCATGCAGTCCGGTAGCCTGTTCTACCATTTCAAGAACAAGGCAGAGATCCTAGAGGCTGTCATGGCCAAGGGCGTGACCGATATCACGATCAATGCCGAAGCAGCGCTGCAACATGACATTGCCCCCATTGAAAAGCTGCGATCGCTGATCCGCGAGCACCTGAAGGCACTGCTGGGCTCGAGCCAGCATGCACTGGAAGTGTTGCTGTATGAGTGGCATAGCCTGTCGCCCGAAGCGCGCGAGCGCATCGTCGAACTGCGCGACCGCTATGAGGCAATATGGCAGGTCGTACTCGACGAAGTCGCCAGGGACGGCCTGTTGCCTGACGATACCGCATTCCTGCGCAAGATGTTGTTCGGCAGCATGAACTGGACGGTGCAATGGTTCAGGCCAAATGGCAACATGAGTATCAACGAGCTGGCCGATCGCATGCTGAAGTTGATCTGTCGCTGA
- a CDS encoding SpoVR family protein — translation MTRSKKLVKAQRLPDQSEWTFELLEQAHQQIRRVAERYGLDTYPNQLEVITAEQMIDAYTSVGMPVSYHHWSFGKHFLSTEKGYRRGQMGLAYEIVINSNPCIAYLMEENSLTMQALVIAHASYGHNSFFKGNYLFRTWTDADAIIDYMVFAKNYIAECEQRYGVDALEELLDSCHALQNYGVDRYKRPAKLSLAQERARQKEREEYQQTQVNELWRTLPRHAEEIANNMPMRFPAEPQENLLYFIEKFAPLLEPWQREVVRIVRKIGQYFYPQRQTQVMNEGWATFWHYTILNTLYDEGVVSDGFMMEFLQSHTNVVYQPPVTSPYYSGINPYALGFAMMRDIRRICEAPTEEDRYWFPDIAGSDWLKTLDFAMRNFKDESFIAQFLSPKLIRDFHFFSVLDDDAEDQLAISAIHDEDGYRYIRQKLADQYNLGNREPNIQVWSVNTHGDRALTLRHTQFQRRPLSNQTDEVLKHVARLWGFDVNLEAVDPQGKITQRYECHREKRGSH, via the coding sequence ATGACACGATCAAAAAAGCTCGTCAAGGCGCAACGCCTGCCGGATCAATCCGAATGGACATTTGAACTGCTGGAGCAGGCGCATCAGCAAATTCGTCGTGTAGCCGAGCGCTACGGCCTCGACACCTATCCCAATCAACTCGAGGTGATCACCGCGGAACAGATGATCGATGCCTACACCTCGGTTGGCATGCCGGTCAGCTATCACCACTGGTCTTTCGGCAAGCATTTCCTGTCCACCGAAAAAGGCTACCGCCGTGGCCAGATGGGGCTGGCCTATGAAATCGTGATCAATTCTAACCCTTGCATCGCCTACCTGATGGAGGAGAACTCGCTGACGATGCAGGCCTTGGTGATCGCGCACGCCAGCTATGGCCACAATTCGTTTTTCAAGGGCAACTACCTGTTCCGCACCTGGACGGATGCCGACGCCATCATCGACTACATGGTGTTCGCCAAGAATTACATCGCCGAGTGCGAACAACGCTATGGCGTCGACGCCCTCGAAGAGCTGCTCGACTCATGCCACGCCCTGCAGAATTACGGGGTGGACCGCTACAAGCGGCCGGCAAAGCTGTCGCTGGCGCAAGAGCGTGCGCGCCAGAAGGAGCGCGAGGAGTACCAGCAGACCCAGGTCAACGAGCTGTGGCGCACCCTGCCGCGACACGCCGAGGAAATCGCGAACAATATGCCCATGCGATTCCCAGCCGAACCGCAGGAGAATCTGCTCTACTTCATCGAAAAATTCGCCCCGCTGCTGGAGCCCTGGCAGCGCGAGGTGGTGCGCATCGTGCGCAAGATCGGCCAGTATTTCTACCCGCAGCGCCAAACCCAGGTGATGAATGAAGGCTGGGCCACGTTCTGGCACTACACCATCCTGAATACCCTGTACGACGAAGGGGTTGTCAGCGACGGCTTCATGATGGAATTTCTGCAAAGCCATACCAATGTGGTGTACCAGCCCCCCGTCACCAGCCCCTACTACAGCGGTATCAATCCTTATGCACTAGGCTTTGCAATGATGCGGGACATTCGCCGCATCTGCGAAGCGCCGACGGAAGAAGACCGCTACTGGTTCCCGGACATCGCAGGCAGCGACTGGCTCAAGACGCTGGATTTCGCCATGCGCAATTTCAAGGACGAGAGCTTCATTGCCCAGTTCCTCTCCCCCAAGCTGATCCGCGATTTCCACTTCTTCTCGGTGCTGGACGACGATGCCGAAGATCAGCTGGCGATCTCGGCCATTCATGACGAAGATGGTTACCGTTACATCCGCCAGAAACTGGCCGACCAGTACAACCTGGGCAATCGCGAACCCAATATCCAAGTATGGTCGGTCAACACGCATGGTGACCGCGCGCTCACCTTGCGCCATACCCAGTTCCAGCGCAGACCCTTGAGCAACCAGACGGACGAAGTACTGAAACACGTGGCCAGGCTGTGGGGCTTCGATGTGAACCTCGAAGCTGTCGACCCACAGGGCAAGATCACGCAGCGATATGAGTGCCATCGCGAGAAACGCGGCAGTCATTGA
- a CDS encoding YeaH/YhbH family protein has protein sequence MVYLIDRRLQGKNKSAINRERFLRRHKAQIKEAVARAVKGRSITDIESGEKVSIPVKDIGEPTFGHTRGGIWETVHPGNQEYLKGDRVPRPQGGGGGSGRGQAGNSDEMTEDDFVFELSREEFMNYFFEDLELPNLVKTQLASATEFKQHRAGFTISGTPSNIHVLRSLRGALGRRIAVGGTPKKRLKEAEEELALLLDEVGEDDPRVVALRQEIHHIKVRLLAIPFIDPIDLRYSNRVKLPKPTSQAVMFCVMDVSGSMDENKKDIAKRFFILLYLFLTRAYDKIEVVFIRHHTSAAEVDENEFFHSRESGGTVVSSALHLLTKVIRERYAKSDWNVYVAQASDGDNWDSDSVTCRELLTNTIMDLVQYFAYVEITDGQPQNLWEEYTQVADYHPHFAMQKIESPADIYPVFRELFKKQPK, from the coding sequence TTGGTTTACCTCATCGACCGACGTTTGCAAGGCAAGAACAAGTCCGCGATCAATCGCGAGCGCTTTCTGCGCCGGCACAAGGCTCAGATCAAGGAGGCGGTTGCGCGTGCGGTCAAGGGCCGCTCGATCACGGATATCGAAAGTGGCGAAAAAGTCTCCATCCCGGTCAAAGATATTGGCGAGCCGACCTTTGGGCACACTCGGGGCGGCATCTGGGAGACGGTTCACCCAGGCAATCAGGAATACCTGAAAGGCGACCGGGTGCCTCGCCCACAGGGTGGCGGCGGCGGCTCGGGCCGTGGTCAGGCCGGCAACAGCGACGAGATGACCGAGGATGATTTCGTCTTCGAACTCTCGCGCGAAGAGTTCATGAATTATTTCTTCGAGGATCTGGAGCTCCCCAATCTGGTCAAGACCCAGCTGGCCTCGGCCACCGAGTTCAAGCAGCACCGAGCCGGCTTTACCATTTCCGGCACCCCGTCGAATATCCATGTGCTACGTTCGCTACGCGGCGCCTTGGGGCGCCGGATCGCGGTTGGAGGCACCCCAAAGAAGCGCCTGAAGGAAGCGGAAGAAGAGCTGGCCTTGTTGCTTGACGAGGTAGGCGAGGATGATCCACGCGTGGTGGCACTAAGGCAGGAAATCCATCACATCAAGGTGCGGCTGCTCGCCATACCCTTCATCGACCCGATCGACCTGCGCTATTCGAATCGCGTCAAGCTCCCCAAGCCGACCAGCCAGGCGGTAATGTTTTGCGTGATGGATGTGTCTGGCTCGATGGATGAGAACAAGAAGGATATTGCCAAGCGCTTCTTCATTCTGCTCTACCTGTTCCTGACACGTGCCTACGACAAGATCGAGGTCGTATTCATCCGCCATCACACCTCGGCCGCCGAAGTCGATGAGAACGAGTTCTTCCACTCGCGCGAATCCGGCGGTACGGTGGTGTCAAGCGCGCTGCATCTGCTGACCAAGGTCATCCGCGAGCGCTACGCCAAATCCGACTGGAATGTATATGTTGCCCAGGCATCGGATGGCGACAACTGGGACAGTGATTCCGTCACCTGCCGCGAGTTACTGACCAATACCATCATGGACCTGGTCCAGTACTTCGCCTATGTCGAGATCACCGATGGCCAGCCACAGAATCTTTGGGAGGAATACACCCAGGTTGCAGATTACCACCCGCATTTCGCGATGCAGAAAATCGAGTCGCCGGCAGACATTTACCCGGTGTTCCGCGAACTCTTCAAAAAGCAGCCGAAATGA
- the ompR gene encoding two-component system response regulator OmpR, with product MDTNKKRILIIDDDPRLRELLLRYLTEQGFDADAYADGSQLDKRLQRNRPHLLVLDLMLPGEDGLSICRRLRAQQDSLPILMLTAKGDDIDRIIGLEMGADDYLAKPFNPRELVARINAILRRQSNLPALAAAYNSDEVYEFADFVLDAGSRKLTRADQDIPLTHAEFSILKVLAMHPRHPLSRERLMELARGKEHEAFDRSIDVQVSRIRKLIEDNPAEPRFIQTVWGFGYVFVPDGGAR from the coding sequence ATGGATACGAACAAGAAACGCATACTGATCATCGATGACGATCCGCGCCTGCGGGAATTGCTGTTGCGCTACCTGACGGAACAAGGCTTCGATGCCGACGCCTATGCCGATGGCAGCCAGCTCGATAAACGCCTGCAGCGCAATCGCCCCCACCTGCTCGTGCTCGACCTGATGCTGCCCGGCGAGGACGGGCTGTCGATCTGTCGCCGCCTGCGCGCGCAGCAGGACAGCCTGCCGATCCTGATGCTGACGGCAAAAGGTGACGACATCGACCGCATCATCGGCCTCGAGATGGGCGCTGACGACTACCTGGCCAAGCCCTTCAACCCACGCGAGCTGGTCGCACGCATCAACGCCATCCTGCGGCGGCAATCCAATCTGCCAGCACTGGCGGCGGCCTACAACAGCGACGAAGTGTATGAATTCGCCGATTTCGTGCTCGACGCCGGCAGCCGCAAGCTGACCCGTGCCGACCAGGACATCCCGCTCACCCATGCCGAGTTCTCCATCCTCAAGGTGCTGGCGATGCACCCACGCCACCCGCTGTCGCGCGAACGCTTGATGGAGCTGGCGCGCGGCAAGGAGCACGAGGCCTTCGACCGCTCGATCGATGTCCAGGTGTCGCGCATTCGCAAACTGATCGAGGATAACCCGGCCGAGCCTCGCTTCATCCAGACCGTCTGGGGCTTCGGCTACGTGTTCGTGCCCGACGGCGGCGCGCGGTGA